A genomic segment from Triticum dicoccoides isolate Atlit2015 ecotype Zavitan chromosome 1A, WEW_v2.0, whole genome shotgun sequence encodes:
- the LOC119355246 gene encoding uncharacterized protein LOC119355246 has translation MSLAHDRPEQTESTYRQLDSPDAVRYLCLSEKYKFFELDVRQTEEEQRQRGRLARMLREHRARLYIIRRCVVMLLCHHD, from the exons ATGAGCCTGGCACATGACCGCCCCGAGCAGACAGAGAGCACGTACCGTCAGCTCGACAGTCCCGACGCGGTGAGATATCTTTGTTTATCTGAAAAATATAAGTTTTTTGAGCTTGATGT CAGGCAAACAGAAGAGGAGCAGCGGCAGA GAGGAAGGCTGGCGAGGATGCTGCGGGAGCACAGGGCCAGGCTCTACATCATCCGGCGATGCGTCGTCATGCTGCTCTGCCACCATGACTGA